ATCACATCCGCGATTGCAGTTTTCGCCATAACTCAAACTTTCGCTTTTTACTCGCCAGCGCGGTGGCCGGCACGCAGTGCCCTCAGGCCGACGCCTTGAGGCGTGCGGCAAGCTGCGGGTCATCTTTTTGAAGTTTCATTTGCTCCGTGACGTTCCACGTCTCCTTGCGGAAGGGATTACGCACGGACCGGATGCCAGCCCCACCGGAGCTGGAGCCAGCAGCACCGCCACCAGCATTTGCTTCAAACAGGTGCGGTGCGTCGGACACCAACACATCCACCCATTCAGCCAAAGTCATCGGCGACACACCGTCCTTGCCGGTGCGAACCTTGTCGCCGTCAAAAGCCTGGGGAACTCCGTCCACCAGCTTGAAAGTCATGCGTGCCCGCGCCGTGATGTCGGGGATGGCCGTCGGGCGCAGACCACGTTTCGTGGCCTCGCTCACGACGGCCTGATCAATCTGAATCGCCGTCAGGCGGCCGTGCAGGGCGTCACGCTCGGCGACGACGACACCGTGTTGCTTGTCCCAATCAGCACGGGCGGTCTTGAGCCGGGCATCAATAACTTTGTCCACTTCTCCGGCCTTGAGTTGCGCGGCCTCCTCCAGCTTGCGCTTCTCGTCGGCAAGCTGACGCACAACGTCGGGGTCAATGCCTTCAAAGCGTTTCAACTGGTTCGCCAGTGCGATGTTGTTCTGGCGAAACTCCTCGTGCTTCGCCTTGTCCACGACGCCTTCGGCATCGAGGACGAATGCGCCATCGCGTTCGACGTAGAATCCAGCCTGTTCCGGCGGAATCTCTTCCCGCTTCACGTATCGATATTTTAATGCCATAAATCTGTTACCTCCTCACTGGCCGCTGGGAATTGCGCGTTGCTGGCTGGGTGTTGAGGGTTGTGGACTGGCTCCGGTCATCAACCGGGCTTCCTCCTCGTTGGTGCGGCCTGCCGGCAGCACTTCACCCTGCCGGAACAAATCGAACATCGTCTCGCGGCTGATGGCGCCCGCCTGCCACGCCGAGACGATTGCGGTGATTTCATCACTCGCCATTCCCTTCGTGCTGAAATCGGTGTTGAGGCTGACCGCGACTTGGTTCTCACCAATCGCCTCGGGCGTTTCTTCCGTGGAGTTCCACCAATAGACCCAGCGCAGCACCGATGTCAGGGAATCACTCACGCTCAACGACACGGCGGACAGCACGGAGTTTTCACCGGACTGACGCAGCTCAATGGCATCGGCGGATTCGCCGACCCGTTTCTGCGCTTCCAACATCCGCGTGCCCAGGACGGCCATCAGCCGTTCGTCACGATCCATCGCCCGTTCAAACGTCGTCAGACCTTGCCCGGTAAATTCGAGGTAGCCCGCCGCCGCGCCCACCGTCTCCGTCACCCACGCCGTGCTGGCGCCGATGCGCAGCTCCGCCCCCTTGTCGAACCCG
The Verrucomicrobiia bacterium DNA segment above includes these coding regions:
- a CDS encoding DUF4055 domain-containing protein — translated: GFDKGAELRIGASTAWVTETVGAAAGYLEFTGQGLTTFERAMDRDERLMAVLGTRMLEAQKRVGESADAIELRQSGENSVLSAVSLSVSDSLTSVLRWVYWWNSTEETPEAIGENQVAVSLNTDFSTKGMASDEITAIVSAWQAGAISRETMFDLFRQGEVLPAGRTNEEEARLMTGASPQPSTPSQQRAIPSGQ